Proteins from a genomic interval of Gadus morhua chromosome 21, gadMor3.0, whole genome shotgun sequence:
- the LOC115534622 gene encoding E3 ubiquitin-protein ligase TRIM39-like, which yields MASANTSWSEEDFSCSICLDVFSSPVTTPCGHNFCRTCITKFWDEQVKYKCPVCNKIFDTKPDPPVNTLLSQLAAQFRTTVRVKEQPCVEPAEVPCDVCTGTKQKAVKSCLECFMSFCQTHLEPHQRVTVLKGHRLVEPMDRLEDRMCKKHNQLLELFCQTEQVCVCLLCTVTDHKSHPVVPLKEEYEVKTAQLGKIEAEVPQMIQERKQKIKEIKDRVELSNKDADGEIAIGGQVFTALIGCVEKCRDEFNQTVQEKLKSTEKQAEDLIKELEQEIEDLTNRCSELKQLSHTKDHLHFLQTFRSLKDPPPTRDWTTVEVRPPSYVVTLRRSLDQLKKTLNMEMKKLRDDAELKRVQPYEVDVTLDPDTANGWLILSEDGKRVHEGRVKKVLPDNPKRFTNYRCVLTRQSFSSGRFYFEVQVKDKTSWWLGVVRESIDRKGMTRWTPETGYWTLHYYKDVLVFRGKPSVRLPLRADLQKVGVFVDYDEGLVSFYDVEARVHIYSATGCTFSEPLYPILYPGRHDYGGNNSAPLIISPVNQTD from the coding sequence atggcctctgctaacacttcctggtctgaggaggacttttcatgttccatctgtctggatgtgttcagcagcccggttaccacaccatgtggacacaacttctgcagaacctgtattacaaagttctgggatgaacaagtcaagtacaaatgCCCTGTTTGCAACAAGATTTTTGACACAAAACCTGATCCACCggtcaataccctcttatcacagctggctgctcagtttagaacaaccgtacgagttaaagagcagccttgtgttgaaccagcagaagttccctgtgacgtctgtactgggaccaagcagaaggccgtgaagtcctgcctagagtgctttatgtctttctgccaaacccacctggagccacatcagagagtcacaGTCCTGAAGggacatcggctggtcgagcctatggaccgtctggaagacaggatgtgtaagaaacacaaccaacttctggagctcttctgccagactgaacaggtgtgtgtgtgtctgttgtgcacagtgacagaccacaagtcccatcctgttgtacctctgaaggaggaatatgaagtgaagacggcccagctggggaagatagaggctgaagttccgcagatgatccaggagaggaaacaaaagattaaggagatcaaagacagAGTAGAACTGAGCAACAAAGATGCAGACGGAGAGATAGCCAttggtgggcaggtcttcactgctctgataggctgcGTTGAAAAGTGCCGcgatgaattcaaccaaacggttcaagagaaactgaaatccacagagaaacaagctgaagacctcatcaaagagctggagcaggaaatagaagatctgaccaatagatgcTCAGAgttgaagcagctctcacacactaaagaccacctccacttcctccagaccttcagatccctgaaggaccctccacccaccagggactggaccacggtggaggtccgtcctccgtcatacgtagtgaccttgaggagatcccttgATCAGCTGAAgaagacactgaacatggagatgaagaagctgcgtgatgatgctgaactgaagagggtccagccgTATGAAGttgatgtgactctggatcctgatacagctaaTGGCtggctcatcctgtctgaggatggaaAACGAGTACATGAAGGACGTGTGAAGAAAgtactcccagacaaccctaagagatttacaaatTATAGatgtgttctcacgaggcagagcttctcctcagggagattttactttgaggtacaggttaaagacaagacttcatggtggttaggagtggtcagagagtccatcgacagaaaaggtATGACCCGgtggacccctgagacgggttactggactcttcaCTACTACAAGGATGTGTTGGTATTTAGAGGTAAGccttctgtccgtctccctctgagagctgatctccagaaggtgggggtgtttgttgattatgatgagggtctggtctccttctatgatgtagaagccagggttcatatctactctgctactggctgcaccttcagtgagcctctctatccaatcctctACCCAGGCCGCCATGATTATGGAGgtaacaactctgcccccctgatcatctcacctgtcaatcaaacagactag
- the LOC115534621 gene encoding E3 ubiquitin-protein ligase TRIM39-like has protein sequence MASANTPWSEEDFSCSICLDVFSSPVTTPCGHNFCRTCVTKFWDEQVKYKCPVCNKIFDKKPDPPVNTLLSQLAAQFRTTVRVKEQPCVEPAEVPCDVCTGTQLKAMKSCLVCFMSFCQTHLEPHQRFAVLKGHRLVEPMDRLEDRMCKKHNRLLELFCPTEQVCVCQFCTESDHKSHPVVPLKEEYEVKTAQLGKIEADVPQMIQERKQKIKEIKDRVELSNRVADIEIAIGGQVFTALIGCVEKCRDEFNQTVQEELKSTEKQAEDLIKELEQEIEDLTNRCSEVKQLSHTKDHLHFLQTFRSLKDPPPTRDWNTVEVCPPSYVGTLRRSLDQLEETLNMEMKKLRDDAVLKRVQQNEVDVTLDPDTANRWLILSEDGKQVHHGCVAKVLPHNPKRFTNFVCVLTNQSFSSGRFYFEVQFKDKTYWWLGVVRESIDRKGGTMRTPETGYWTLHYNKDVLFFRDDPAVCLPLRAGLQKVGLFVDYDEGVVSFYDVEARVHIYSATGCTFSEPLYPILNPGPRDYGGNNSAPLIISPVNQTD, from the coding sequence atggcctctgctaacactccctggtctgaggaggacttttcatgttccatctgtctggatgtgttcagcagcccggttaccacaccatgtggacacaacttctgcagaacctgtgttacaaagttctgggatgaacaagtcaagtacaaatgtcctgtttgcaacaagatTTTCGACAAAAAACCTGATCCACCggtcaataccctcttatcacagctggctgctcagtttagaacaaccgtacgagttaaagagcagccttgtgttgaaccagcagaagttccctgtgacgtctgtactgggacccagctgaaagccatgaagtcctgcctagtgtgttttatgtctttctgccaaacccacctggagccacatcagagattCGCAGTCCTGAAGggacatcggctggtcgagcctatggaccgtctggaagacaggatgtgtaagaaacacaaccgacttctggagctcttctgcccgactgaacaggtgtgtgtgtgtcagttctgcacagagtcagaccacaagtcccatcctgttgtacctctgaaggaggaatatgaagtgaagacggcccagctggggaagatagaggctgacgttccgcagatgatccaggagagaaaacaaaagattaaggagatcaaagacagAGTAGAACTGAGCAACAGAGTTGCAGACATAGAGATAGCCAttggtgggcaggtcttcactgctctgataggctgtgttgaaaagtgccgggatgaattcaaccaaactGTTCAAGAggaactgaaatccacagagaaacaagctgaagacctcatcaaagagctggagcaggaaatagaagatctgaccaatagatgctcagaggtgaagcagctctcacacactaaagaccacctccacttcctccagaccttcagatccctgaaggatcctccacccaccagggactggaacACGGTGGAGGTctgtcctccgtcatacgtagggaccttgaggagatccctggatcagctggaggagactctgaacatggagatgaagaagctgcgtgatgatgctgtactgaagagggtccagcagaatgaagtagatgtgactctggatcctgatacagctaaTCGCtggctcatcctgtctgaggatgggaagcAAGTACATCATGGATGTGTGGCGAAGGTACTCCCacacaaccctaagagatttacaaatTTTGTATGTGTCCTCACAAATCAGAGCTTCTcttcagggagattttactttgaggtacAGTTTAAAGACAAGACTTATTGGTGGTTAGGAGTggtcagagagtccatcgacagaaaaggtGGGACCATGaggacccctgagacgggttactggactcttcaCTACAACAAGGATGTGTTGTTCTTTCGTGATGACCCTgctgtctgtctacctctgagagctgggctccagaaggtggggttgtttgttgattatgatgagggtgtggtctccttctatgatgtggaagccagggttcatatctactctgctactggctgcaccttcagtgagcctctctatccaatcctcaACCCAGGTCCCCGTGATTATGGAGgtaacaactctgcccccctgatcatctcacctgtcaatcaaacagactag
- the LOC115534624 gene encoding E3 ubiquitin-protein ligase TRIM39-like, with amino-acid sequence MASANTSWSEEDFSCSICLDVFSSPVTTPCGHNFCRTCITEFWDEQVKYKCPVCNKIFDTNPDPQVNTLLSELANQFRRTLRVKEQPCVEPAEVPCDVCTGTQQKAVKSCLVCFMSFCQTHLEPHQRFAVLKKHRLVEPMDRLEDRMCKKHDQLLELFCPTEQVCVCLFCTETDHKSHPVVPLMEEYEVKTAQLGKIEAEVPQMIQERKQKINEIKDRVELSNKVADREIAIGRQVFTALIGCVEKCRDEFNQTVQEELKSTEKQAEDLIKELEQEIEDLTNRCSEVKQLSHTKDHLHFLQTFRSLKDPPPTRDWTTVEVRPLSYVGTLRRSLDQLEETLNMEMKKLCDDAELKRVQQYEVDVTLDPDTAHPQLILSEDGKQVHDGGVRKVLPDNRFRQYTDVLTWQSFSSGRFYFEVQVKDKTYWWLGVGKESIDRIGGSKRTPETGYWTLYYYKDGFVFNNNPPVRLPLRAELQKVGLFVDYDEGVVSFYDVEARVHIYSATGCTFSQPLYPFLYPGPRDYGGNNSAPLIISPVNQTD; translated from the coding sequence atggcctctgctaacacttcctggtctgaggaggacttttcatgttccatctgtctcgatgtgttcagcagcccggTTACCACACcgtgtggacacaacttctgcagaacctgtattacagagttctgggatgaacaagtcaagtacaaatgCCCTGTTTGCAACAAGATTTTCGACACAAATCCTGATCCACAggtcaataccctcttatcagagctggctaATCAGTTTAGAAGAACTCTACGAgttaaagagcagccttgtgttgaaccagcagaagttccctgtgacgtctgtactgggacccagcaaaaggctgtgaagtcctgcctagtgtgttttatgtctttctgccaaacccacctggagccacatcagagattcgcagtcctgaagaaacatcggctggtcgagcctatggaccgtctggaagacaggatgtgtaagaaacatgaccaacttctggagctcttctgcccgactgaacaggtgtgtgtgtgtctgttctgcacagagacagaccacaagtcccatcctgttgtacctctgatggaggaatatgaagtgaagacggcccagctggggaagatagaggctgaagttccgcagatgatccaggagaggaaACAAAAGATTAATGAGATCAAAGACAGAGTAGAACTGAGCAACAAagttgcagacagagagatagccattGGTaggcaggtcttcactgctctgataggctgtgttgaaaagtgccgggatgaattcaaccaaacggttcaagaggaactgaaatccacagagaaacaagctgaagacctcatcaaagagctggagcaggaaatagaagatctgaccaatagatgctcagaggtgaagcagctctcacacactaaagaccacctccacttcctccagaccttcagatccctgaaggatcccccacccaccagggactggaccacggtggaggtccgtcctctgtcatacgtagggaccttgaggagatcactggatcagctggaggagacactgaacatggagatgaagaagctgtgtgatgatgctgaactgaagagggtccagcagtatgaagtagatgtgactctggatcctgatacagctcatccccagctcatcctgtctgaggatgggaaacaagtacatgatggaggtgtgaggAAGGTACTCCCAGACAACCGATTTAGACAGTATACCGATGTCCTCACgtggcagagcttctcctcagggagattttactttgaggtacaggttaaagacaagacttattggtggttaggagtgggcaaagagtccatcgacagaataGGTGGGAGCAAGaggacccctgagacgggttactggactctttacTACTACAAGGATGGGTTTGTATTTAATAATAACCctcctgtccgtctccctctgagagctgagctccagaaggtggggttgtttgttgattatgatgagggtgtggtctccttttatgatgtggaagccagggttcatatctactctgctactggctgcaccttcagtcAGCCCCTCTATCCATTCCTCTACCCAGGTCCCCGTGATTATGGAGgtaacaactctgcccccctgatcatctcacctgtcaatcaaacagactag